In Candidatus Hydrogenedentota bacterium, the genomic stretch TCGTGCGTGAACAGGGGTGGCGGTGCGGCATTCTGGTGCAATACAATGCATTTTGCCGAATGTGACCCGGGTTGAACACACTGTGGGAAGGATTCCACCGGATGAAACAGACCACATGGCGTTGGCTGGTTCCCGTTCTGCTGGGGGTGCTTCTCTGTCCCGCATCTCCGGCATGGGCGGGCACGCCCCAGCCCAATCCCGGCAAACTCCCCTGCTGGCCGGGACAAGCCCCTCCGGCCGACACAACGGAAAAGTTCACCTTTGCCATTCTGGGTGACAAGACCAGCGGCGGCGAGGGGAAGTGGCCCATCTTTGACCGGGCTGTGGACGCCATCAACCTGCTCGCGCCGGATTTTGTCATCACCACGGGGGACCACATTCCGGGGCACATGGAGGAGAAGGCCCAGTGGACGGAGGAATGGCGGGAATACAGGGAACATGCCGCGCGCCTGCGGCCGCCGCTCTGGCTGATTCCGGGAAACCATGACATCTCCAACACGGCGTGTCACCGGTTCTGGCAGGAAGACCTCGGGGACACCTACTATGCCTTCACCCACAAAGGCTGCCTTTTTCTGGTGCTGAACACGGAGGAGGAGCGTTTCGACGGGCGCGGCCAGATATGGCGGGCCATGATGGATTTTGCCAGAGAAACACTCTCAAACAGTCAGGAAGCGCGTCATTCCTTTATATTCTTTCACAAACCAATGTGGGATGATCCCCGTTTTTCCGCAGACTGGGCGGAGTTGGAAGGAATGCTGGGAGACCGCCCC encodes the following:
- a CDS encoding metallophosphoesterase produces the protein MKQTTWRWLVPVLLGVLLCPASPAWAGTPQPNPGKLPCWPGQAPPADTTEKFTFAILGDKTSGGEGKWPIFDRAVDAINLLAPDFVITTGDHIPGHMEEKAQWTEEWREYREHAARLRPPLWLIPGNHDISNTACHRFWQEDLGDTYYAFTHKGCLFLVLNTEEERFDGRGQIWRAMMDFARETLSNSQEARHSFIFFHKPMWDDPRFSADWAELEGMLGDRPCTVIAGHEHYLSTERRGNKLLVIQNATGGGIHLSNVREYGCFHAFALVTIEGNSAHYAIIEPDGGVWPPEIAPAAFRKQFTFGMVSPTAELPEHLPDGSWRVKGRAELSNPFDTPVTLQLRIGPLSKSGWQPAKDTASFPPACGQGSTTGNPSPQSSFPPACGGAGGEFLPQAGNTVPPFIENDELVLERHLEPGMTETVPLPFTVPEAR